Genomic DNA from Niabella ginsenosidivorans:
TTATATTGCTGATGCGATGATATGCATCATAGAACATCGGGCGGATGAGGTGATTAAAACCACTGTTCACACTTACAAAGGTAGTAGCTGATGTTTCTTTGATCAGGTTGACCGAAGTGATCAGGTAACCGGCCTCACTCACCATAAATTTACCGGGTTCAAACCATATTTCCAGCCTTCTGGCTGTTTCGTGGGCATCAAATTCAGTCAGCACTTTTTGCGCAAGTGCTTCCACATCAATAACAGGGTCTCCTTCTTTATACGCAACTTTAAACCCGCCTCCCAGGTCAACAGACTGCAAGTACGGGAAGTGGGGTATAATATCAAACAGCACTTCTATCCCTTTCACAAACACAGCAGCATCCTTTATATCGCTTCCAGTATGTATATGCAGATTCCGGATCCTGATATTGTATTTCTTTACAATTTCAAGCAATTGATCCAATTGCTCAACCGGAATCCCAAACTTGCTTTTATCATGACCGGTAGAGATCTTCAGATTGCCCCCTGCCATAATATTGGGCCGCAGGCGAACCCCCACGGGATATTTGTTTCCATATTGCGCTCCGAGTTTCTGAAGATTGAACAAACTGTCAATATTTACAAAAACGCCCAGTTGCAATGCTTCTTCGATTTCCGTAAAATGAATGCCATTACTGGTATATAATATACGCGATGGCT
This window encodes:
- the lysA gene encoding diaminopimelate decarboxylase, translating into MSEQLTNEELIQVAREFGTPVYVYNADKIEQQYHKLRGAFGSERVKIFYAAKALTNLSVLRFIKKLGANVDCSSINEVKLALQAGFEPSRILYTSNGIHFTEIEEALQLGVFVNIDSLFNLQKLGAQYGNKYPVGVRLRPNIMAGGNLKISTGHDKSKFGIPVEQLDQLLEIVKKYNIRIRNLHIHTGSDIKDAAVFVKGIEVLFDIIPHFPYLQSVDLGGGFKVAYKEGDPVIDVEALAQKVLTEFDAHETARRLEIWFEPGKFMVSEAGYLITSVNLIKETSATTFVSVNSGFNHLIRPMFYDAYHRISNITNPSGPVKAYSVVGNICETDTFAWERPLPEVREGDLLVFYNAGAYGYEMASTFNSRFRPAEVIVYKGNAQLIRKRDTLDDLTRNQVVVDL